The DNA window ttcaaaaacaatatcctaccatacatctgcaggttgaaacactcaagctttggaaaatcacctcaaaaatcttcgaatcaccgaacaaaatttgagtacaaacaactaacaaaagaattaaaaaaacaaaactaatatatattactaattagccttggtgagagtgggaaaaaggagtgaaccaagtggaatgggaaccccactggtacagagcagaaaaacaaaattctgctatgctcgcttagcgagctctgctccgcttagcggacataGCAGAAactagaaaaatcagaacaggatCTGTTGTTCCAATCACtcgccacttcacctaaataactcataaacagaaatataaacaatatttacaaccattggggtgcctcccaacaagcgcttgttttacgtcgttagctcgacgcctttattgtttcggtgtttggaaagtagcttcctcccgtcatgccatggtgacgtctcaccgtgcaaacctaaagaaagtgtcctaaccaaagcactcaacaaacgtcacaggtacaaatatatacaatgattaaacgaacataaaaaccaaagtatacaactatatacacaaacaaacacatatgtacaagtttggaacaaatacaattattatcatacaaaaagtgaaaattggtgaatgttggattcacaagttgaaaagtgaagattttgaattAAAGAGCTAagccgagatcaacatgtttcaccaacattcaccaacaaaagtatacttgtatgtaacatatacaagtaaaactatatggtgaacataaacaagtaaacatgtacaagtaagtatatatacaagtgaaactatacaatatatacgatatatacaaagctcaaaaccacgaaaactattgcgatgcaatccacaaccatctccggcaacggcgccattttgttgaaggcAGTATAAGGCAAGCAacagaaaagatttggaaatattgatccaggatttatcgtcctcagagatggagagatgccattcaacagtttctacggtttcgaactttggattgaatgagcaaaaagtaaacaaagatatagacaggaaaagaataaacacattcttagaagagaaataacttatcaggaatgtaaatatattcactcttcacaaacatacacttaccaacccattatactcaacctacgatactcatctatgttatcacgtatctctcacataagcgtccatctctggagcacaaacgagatcatctcacaactaaggttatctctaacgcgaagtcacgagaacatccgtgttctcgcgtcggcgatctctcgcgcgccgctcaaacacgaaagcattaagtacggatacccacagtgaatgctagctctaaatctatctctagagctcagaaccaacagattatcatcctagataaggattcaagaagtttatctctaaagtaacccaaatccccagcatagagcaaaaattcaggataacatcaacacagattcgtaaagcaagttaaatataacattataatcggtaaatatacataacattcaagtaaatatacaaacaaaaccaaccaaagagaaatacacaaagaagaagaaaaatgaaccgaaaatctcccggtttgtcagctccgttcgacgctcaatccacccccgatcatccgtatgcaacctccgaagttgttttctaagctaattttgatctaagaatgaagttgatggtgttgggactcaaaaatacccaacccataacctaaaaatgtgatttttcccctttttaacaagtctgaaaatccgcaggtccgctgagcggaatagagtccgcttagcggagtctgctaaaaatcagattttgttttcgccataactcgagaaccgtaactccgaattgtgcccggttcgaagcgttggaaagcttattcaatgctctatccaataatgaatgagtggaaaccaaaatgatgattttggtcatccttatttttgagtctttggaagtccgcttgatgatggctaagcgggctttcaccaaaattgcgaaatcgaagccgtgcctttgacactttattcctcaaggctccaataagcatgaatacctataaaaacaaaggaaaaaatatcaaatggtataaaagtatatgaaaatacaactattcacaaagtatacgtatttatacacaaaacggggaattactcAAACGgtgttaacaaaagtatcgataagtgccactatttacatacacaaaataagtacattttggcacttatcaaactctccccaacttgaaactttgtttgtcctcaaacaatgtcaaataaatcaaagaatcaaaagtaataaaccaaagaattgtgaatcaacaagttttgaaaaccaaaaacaaatgtatggctcaatacaaaaacgtatagacaaagtaaatacttaccactatcctacaacgacaacatgtaaacgaaacgaatcctaagcacaaaaagcatacaaaacattctaacacaatacaagctcacatcatgaatcacacctagcaaaaattcaacAATGggtgaagaacacacaaaggtgaaggacttttaacagtcatccaacaatcttgcaaacaaaagattaaattatgcattcatccaaaaatcacattgaagatacaaaagcaagaatcacaaggacttttcaaggttgtaatgtggcttggttaacaaacaagggatacgtCCTAAGgataatcgaaacaaaaacttgcctaaacctaagggagtgatcaatccaccaaagtcttaagcaacaaaatctcgattaaacttcttccttatccacatgtttctcaaaccaatcacaatacttattagcacaattatttgcttctcttttctttttgtttttgaaaactttttctctttttttttcttttcacctttttttcttcttttttttttctttcttttcaacctcataacaacaaccacataagtagcaaccatttctctccccaacttaaattcaaccacatcatcatgtgaatactccctacttctaaggcaaggtaaacattcataccaaaaatcatggttgagggttcgagaaaacaaagaatcaagcatccatgcaaaaatgagaactaaacactcaaagataagcatttagcaaaaacaacatggacattgacaaaaagctcaaaagggttaacaaatgatcacacactcacaaggggAATTGACTATTTGattttggtagttgtgctcaaaatgaaacaaaatgccttgatctttttcatgcttttataaaatcaacataaacaaaagattaagcataataaaatccagttaaaacaaagattgtggcctccagcatatgtgaacaatggaaagcttcctcacatttatggtttgagaactaaagtgattcaatcaataaacaagtaatgcaaaagaatgaatggtatggtaattgtacaaatgaaaagtttcctaaacatgttatgctatagaaagcgataaatgagtaccttgaatgatacaacttcaaaaacaatatcctaccatacatctgcaggttgaaacactcaagctttggaaaatcacctcaaaaatcttcgaatcaccgaacaaaatttgagtacaaacaactaacaaaagaattaaaaaaacaaaactaatatatattactaattagccttggtgagagtgggaaaaaggagtgaaccaagtggaatgggaaccccactggtacagagcagaaaaacaaaattctgctatgctcgcttagcgagctctgctccgcttagcggacataGCAGAAactagaaaaatcagaacaggatCTGTTGTTCCAATCACtcgccacttcacctaaataactcataaacagaaatataaacaatatttacaaccattggggtgcctcccaacaagcgcttgttttacgtcgttagctcgacgcctttattgtttcggtgtttggaaagtagcttcctcccgtcatgccatggtgacgtctcaccgtgcaaacctaaagaaagtgtcctaaccaaagcactcaacaaacgtcacaggtacaaatatatacaatgattaaacgaacataaaaaccaaagtatacaactatatacacaaacaaacacatatgtacaagtttggaacaaatacaattattatcatacaaaaagtgaaaattggtgaatgttggattcacaagttgaaaagtgaagattttgaattAAAGAGCTAagccgagatcaacatgtttcaccaacattcaccaacaaaagtatacttgtatgtaacatatacaagtaaaactatatggtgaacataaacaagtaaacatgtacaagtaagtatatatacaagtgaaactatacaatatatacgatatatacaaagctcaaaaccacgaaaactattgcgatgcaatccacaaccatctccggcaacggcgccattttgttgaaggcAGTATAAGGCAAGCAacagaaaagatttggaaatattgatccaggatttatcgtcctcagagatggagagatgccattcaacagtttctacggtttcgaactttggattgaatgagcaaaaagtaaacaaagatatagacaggaaaagaataaacacattcttagaagagaaataacttatcaggaatgtaaatatattcactcttcacaaacatacacttaccaacccattatactcaacctacgatactcatctatgttatcacgtatctctcacataagcgtccatctctggagcacaaacgagatcatctcacaactaaggttatctctaacgcgaagtcacgagaacatccgtgttctcgcgtcggcgatctctcgcgcgccgctcaaacacgaaagcattaagtacggatacccacagtgaatgctagctctaaatctatctctagagctcagaaccaacagattatcatcctagataaggattcaagaagtttatctctaaagtaacccaaatccccagcatagagcaaaaattcaggataacatcaacacagattcgtaaagcaagttaaatataacattataatcggtaaatatacataacattcaagtaaatatacaaacaaaaccaaccaaagagaaatacacaaagaagaagaaaaatgaaccgaaaatctcccggtttgtcagctccgttcgacgctcaatccacccccgatcatccgtatgcaacctccgaagttgttttctaagctaattttgatctaagaatgaagttgatggtgttgggactcaaaaatacccaacccataacctaaaaatgtgatttttcccctttttaacaagtctgaaaatccgcaggtccgctgagcggaatagagtccgcttagcggagtctgctaaaaatcagattttgttttcgccataactcgagaaccgtaactccgaattgtgcccggttcgaagcgttggaaagcttattcaatgctctatccaataatgaatgagtggaaaccaaaatgatgattttggtcatccttatttttgagtctttggaagtccgcttgatgatggctaagcgggctttcaccaaaattgcgaaatcgaagccgtgcctttgacactttattcctcaaggctccaataagcatgaatacctataaaaacaaaggaaaaaatatcaaatggtataaaagtatatgaaaatacaactattcacaaagtatacgtatttatacacaaaacggggaattactcAAACGgtgttaacaaaagtatcgataagtgccactatttacatacacaaaataagtacattttggcacttatcacttgTCCGAACTGAAAAAATGTCCAACCCAAACACTACGGTTTGGTTCGGATTCTGGTTCGTTTCAAATTTATTTGAACTAATGAACACCCCTAAAAATGGCCTCCAGACAAAACTTTTAGTAagaaaacatcatttttttaaaacaaccATCAAAATAAGATCATCATGTGGATCAAAcaacaaacaaattaaaattaaaaacaagaaAATTGTAAATAAAAGGGGGCCTCGTATAGAAATCATTGGCTAAATAGATTTGACAAAGAAGTTTTAAAAGTAAATTGCAAAAGGGAATAACGTCTCTGAATTGTTGATCGTGGGAAATTGTTCTCCCATTTGTGAGAAAAAacggtcctatttataggacaaaCTAGGTcactaaaaatagaaaaataattaacGGTGACACAACACAACCAATTGGAAAGGAGAGATAAGAATATGGACCAATCACAAGGTAGTGTGACACAATGAGACGAATATGGAATGTCAAAATGTGGGATTAGAACCTGTGCTTCTTACTTGCAAGCTttattccttaccaattgtgctatgttatttatttgaaataaaaggtCATTTGAAAGTATATAAAGGGTGACTAAGCATTtgctatttaaaaaatataaataataatgaatacattatattttttaatagacaaAATAAATTGTAAACAAATGTTTATAAAACCCAACATGTTAAtgtaaataaaccaaagaaaattataaaacccaaatttgaaaataattttgactATAGAAACATGGCGTACAAATGTGAAGTATGATAGCTTATAGTAGAGAATATGGTAGgaaatagacttaggtggtttggACATGTAAAAAGAGTGTGATGCACGAGCCTATCTCTACATCCTTTACTTAGTTCCATGCCCTTCTTAGATCTAAGACTTATAGAGGCATCTCACCCTTGAGTTCTAGAGCTTCTTGGTGATCGAGTGGAGCTGCACCTAACATATTTCTTCAAGTGGCCTTCATGGATGTGACACTCAATCTCCTCCTTGAGTTGGTACATGTATTATTGCATGATGGCCTCGACTTTATGAAATTTACACCACATGTTGGGTTCAAGTCCCAAGATGTTTGACTTAGGGGTTGACGGAAGAATGATATCGTATGTGTGAAGGACCTTATGCCATATCCGCTCACGACGAGTGTTTATGGGCGTGAAGTTATTTGTGGGCCTCCCGCTTTGCTTAAAGGTCATCATATCCTTGACAAATGAAATGTAATGATTACCGCGTGTCTGCTGCATATAGTCAAGATTGTTAGATGTCTGCTGCATATATTTCTCTATGTTTCTTTCCTCGCTCTTGATGTAGTATTATGTGTGCGTCACCATTTCCACCATGGAAATATATGACCATTGGGTGAAGGATTTGTTAAAATCTTCCACGCTCAGTCTGTTCCAGAAGGCTATTAAGAACGCCTTATGGTTTGTATGAATGACTTTAATGATCACCTTCACTAAATCGAGCAATATATTTTCTCGATGACTCTGAAGGGCATTGTAGAATATTGTGAAGTTGGTGGTTGAAATCCTTTTGTGCATACTCGTTGAAAACTAATGGAACAACTTATTTACTAGGTCCTAGTAGCTGGTGACTGAGAGTTGTGGCAGACTCATGTACCACCTTAACACCGTGTTCTTGAAGGTACTGAAGAGGAGCTTGCATTTAGAGAATTAGATACTCAAATAATTGTCATCTATGTGTTGTTGGAAGTGAGATACTTTTGGGGGTCACTTCTTCCATTAAATATTGCAAGTGACAATGGCTTGGAACTTTATAGTACGTGGGTTCCATAAATATCATCAGTGAGAAGCTAAGGGTCCATAATCGACGTCTCCTTAATGGGACAAACATCCTATTGGTGCTGCTAGAGGTTAAGGATATTTTCCTTTAAAGTCTGATTATGGCGACACAAATCGTCCACAATGACACACATATCCACTATAGCATCTTGGTCCCCACCAGAGCTACTACCTTTTAAAGTTGTTGCTTGTCTGTTCACCATAATTGAAGGTTATTGAAGAGGGTGGACAATAAGTTGTTCGTCGGATAAAAGTGTGACCTACGTCAGTTTTACCAGGCCCTACGGTGGGTGCCAATTGTACTTGCTAAAAAGTACAATAATTGTAGCTATGTACTTGGAAGGTTGTATGTGATGTTCagagttattgatgatgtttatatatatatatatatatatatatatatatatatatatatatatatatatatatgtggttTTTGGGTGAAAATTAATTCTTCCCCTTAGCCCTAAAGCAGAGGTATTTATAAAGGGTCATTGAGTCTGGCTAGAGAGTGGTGACCTCCGCACCTCTCTTAGAAACATGGAGAGTAAGAGAGTTATTCTTCCTCAAATCAAGGAGATGTCAGTTATCTACTTTGACCCTTTCTCTTAGTCCGTTATGATGAGACACATCATCTCTCATGTTCACTAGCAAATGGGTAATGAGAGTGAGTTTAGGTGGAATAAAACCAACAGATGTGCGACTACTAAGATCCATACGATCTCATGGCCTATTTTAAGTGGCTTTTGACTTCCTAGGGAAACTCACCCTTGTTAGTGTGTTTTGCCTCCCTTACACAGACTATTCCTTCTTAAGACCCAATATAATTATAACATTACACAATATCTCAAAAGGGCTTATAAAGAACTAAGTAATTTGGTTTGATTGTTTCTAATCTTTCACACATGGGCTAGCGCTTTTTATACCATAAGCTCCTATAAATTGACATTACTTAAGATTATATGTTGGATGAATGAAATATATAGAATTGAGTTGTAGTTGtatgaaatgaaataaaatagaattctataatttaaataatataaaattagagATGAAGCAAAATAAAATGAAGTGGTTCTATTTCATTTCGTTATTTTAGTCCATCctaaaatattcataaaattaaATAGTACCTCTAATatattccattccatttcattttgttgattttaaaatattcaaTCTAAATCTAAAATACAAAGTTAGCGTGTATTTAAAAACAATAGACATTTGTGTTATTTAAAGAAACCTTAGAaggattttattataattttctcttttataaagaaaaaaacaaaacctAAAATAACTTTCAACAATATAGAAAAAAAGGTATTGGGCTTCTCCATTGGGCTTCCGGGTCAACCCATTATCCATCCATCACTCCTCTGATTCGCTCCAGAGGCATAAAATATCCAataccaaaaccctaattcaagctATAAATCCCTTTCGTTTCCATAAACCCTTCTTCACACTCTTCACTATCATAAACCCTTTCTCGCCGCTAAGACCCATCTCACTGCATCGAAGATGGTTGTTCCCAGAGGTATCAGAAAACACCACTAACCCTTTTCTGTTTCATTCTATGATAAttatttgctgaatttttatgcATGTGTAGTGTTTGAACAAATGTTTCTTTGATGATTTCAGTTTGTAGAACCATGTAGTGATTTatttgattatatgttgttaaTTGTGTTTTATTTATGTAGGTCGTGGTGGTTCCGGTGGAGGTTTCAGAGGAGGTAGAGGAGGTGACAGAGGAGGTAGAGGTGGTGGTGGTAGAGGTTTTAATGGAGGAAGAGGAAGTGATTTTAAGCCGCGTGGTGGTGGTAGAGGACGAGGACGTGGAAGAGGTGGTCGTGATGGTGGCCGAGGAGGTGGAATGAAAGGAGGAAGCAAGGTTGTTGTTGAGCCTCATAGACATGATGGTATTTTCATTGCTAAGGGTAAAGAAGATGCCCTTGTTACAAGGAATCTTGTTCCTGGGGAGGCTGTTTACAATGAGAAGAGAGTTTCTGTGCAGGTAATTTCTTTGACTTCGGTAACAGTTTATGGTTTGAATTAATTCAGTACTTTTTAACTGattgagttgattttacttgtgTGTTTTTGTTGTTCCTGTTCATTACATGCTATTACTTGCAATCAACCCTTCATTTATTATTGTTTGGGAGACCTTTTTCAGCTTATGAGATTTTTATGAAGTTTTTTTGACTGTATTTTTATAAGTTAGTTCTCCAAGATAACTTAGGTAAACAGCttataacatatataaaaataatttaaatttattttgttatataaatAGCTTATGCTGGCTTATTCTTAATAACTTATTTTGATAAACACTTGATAAACAATAATGTTCTCTCTTTTACTTGATTTTAAAGCATCAATGTCGTTCAAAATGTGCAAAATATTTCTGTATGtgttaaatttgaaaattaagttttttttttactgtGGAATACTTTAAATTAGTTTGTTGTGTCATAGCTAATTGTTGATATGTAAAATCTGCAGAATGAGGATGGAACTAAAGTTGAGTATAGAATTTGGAACCCTTTCCGTTCCAAGTTGGCAGCTGCTGTCCTTGGTGGTGTAGACAATATTTGGATTGTAAGAGGCTTAATTTTCTCAAACATTATCTCTTACATGACATTATCAATCAAGTACTAATGactatgttttgtttttttatttagaaaCCCGGTGCTAAAGTCCTTTACCTAGGAGCTGCTTCTGGAACAACTGTCTCTCATGTGTCTGATATTGTTGGTCCAGTAAGTATAAATTAAATTGTGTATTTTTTACATCTTATGTTTAAAGACCAATAAGAATTATCTGTTATGTTTATGTAGACTGGAGTTGTGTATGCAGTAGAGTTCTCCCACCGAAGTGGGCGTGATTTGGTTAACATGGCCAAAAAGCGTACTAATGTTATTCCCATTATTGAAGATGCTAGACACCCAGCCAAGTACAGAATGTTAGTTGGCATGGTTgatgtcatattttctgatgttGCTCAGCCTGATCAGGTGTGGTTTACATTGTGGCTAATTTATTTTTAACTGATGGGACAAGAAAACTTTTTGTTGTGTGATTTATATTGTGcctaatttatttttaaagattGAAACAAGAATACTGTGTTGTGAAACTGTTTCATAACATCAATCTGTTATCAATCCACTAATTTCACTTATATTTGTCTGTCACTTATTGACAACTTGATTAACAGcttttatattgtatttttttacatttattaTTTCATGAACTGCTATTGATCAGTTATTTCCATTGGATTCATGTGTATGTATTTGTAGCTTTGGCATGAGCTggcattttaataatatttatgcaattttttagattttaaaatttttcatatttttaaagtttactttttattcatttaaccttttgaagtgttgcttagcttctcaatttttgtattttaagttctattttgttttttaatcttAAATTCATGGTTTAAAACGTTTTGGTTACTATATCAGTGCATATGATGAGTTACTCGGATTCCCCTTCAAGACTTCTTGGATGATGTAGACCCGAGATTCTGATGTACAAAGCAAACTGTTTTTTCCTTCTGTATTGTTTTATCCTTTGATCAACATTCTATTTTTATTATGCATACAAGAACATGCTATTTTGTTAAAACTCTCTATTTTCAAGTACAGCAATTTGTATTTGTTGCTCTAGTGGTTGGTTTCCCTAGATTCGGTTGTTACTTTTCATGTTTCTTTGTTTCTATTAATTCTATTCTATAAATGAATTTCATTTTTGCGAAGTTCTGAATAAgactaaaataatattaattggcCAGTGGGTTGAAACTCCATGCAGTccaaatgttttgttttgtttgtactTAATTTGATTACCATTGCAGGCAAGAATTTTAGGTCTGAATGCTTCATACTATCTTAAAGCTGGAGGCCATTTTGTTATATCCATCAAGGTTAGTTCAGAAaccaaatttaatttgttatgacTTTTATCTTAGTGCCTGCTTAGTTTTTGCCAATATATCCTTTTTTCTTCCCGTTTCACGTGTCATTGCATATTATCACTACTCTCAATTGGCTTTTCGTTTCAATGTACCTCAAAAATCAAGGTCACTCAATTTTGTTGTTGTATTGCAGGCCAATTGCATTGATTCTACAGTTCCTGCAGAGGCAGTGTTCAGCAGTGAAGTGAACAAGTTGAAGGCAGATCAATTTAAGCCATCTGAGCAAGTGACTCTTGAACCATTTGAGAGGGACCATGCTTGTGTTGTTGGTGGATACAGAATGcctaagaagaagaaagatgcTGAATAGTCTAGCCTCCTACTTTTGAGAACATTTAATTTTGTCAACATCGTCAATTTAggatttcaattttgtttttaagAATTCTCGCTCAATGCTGTACTTCTTATCTGTGATATTTATTAGAGTTTGTTTGCTTAACCATAAATTATGTCTTTTATAATCGCCAATGCAAGTGCTTAGAGTAAACTAGTTTAATAATTATGTTCTATGTTAATGAGAGCCATTACCTTTGAATGGACATGAAACATTTTTGAAACTAGAACTCAACTCTTTTTCAACTTTCTTTTGTGTAAGAATATGGAAGGGGTAGAACGGTATCTTCAAAAGACTTGTGAAAGCTCTTATACCCAAATTCTTCCATCAATTCTTTGAGCCTTCTTTTGTGTAAACTATGTCCCATGTCAATTACCATGACTTGGAGAATAGCGAACCTGGTGAGAATGTTCCATTTAAAGCAACACAAGATACCTGGCATAATGTTATTTTTAAAGAAGCACAAGAGATCATCATGACTTGAAATCTATGACTAACATTACTAATATGCCCAATAATAAGAATAAATTTGTGCTTGACACTTATCTCACTTGAACAAATATGAATATTTATACCAACATTTaaaactgactttaaagaaactGTTCACACAACATTTAATTTCAATCAGTTCCTTCCGAAGGTTGTTCTTGGTTAGAGCTCCAGATTCGCATCCGATTAGCAGTTTGCTCTACCTACAATCATattccataaattacattatAAAATCTTAACAAAAATACTTCAACTAAGCAAATCTGTAATTATGATTTTAATATACAAAAAAGAAACATAATTACCTCCTTGGTCCAATTGGTCCTGTAAATAATGACTAAAAGTACTAAAATCTGAAGAATCATGCCACACATTGTGCCTCCCCATAGACCCTGTACACAAAGATTCATACAAATTATATAATACATAAGTTGCACTTCTAATATCACCAACATCATTGAAAAAAATGTGTTCATGTCAATGTCGGTGTCCAAAACTAATACGAACACTTGTAAATTTTTAAAGTTATTACTGATGTCGACATGTCAGTATCGTATTTCTGGTGTTCGTGCTTGATAGTTTCAAAACCATAATGCTTTTTCAAGCAAAGTAAAGCTTTATTGATTCTAGAACGAGAATAGTGTTATACCTTGACCCCTAAATGCTGGTGGAAACCAAGAAAAATTCCAATGGGGAGTCCAACAATGTAATAACATGCCAAGTTTATGTAACCAACCATAATTTGCCATCCACATCCAATTACAACACCTATATAAAATTCCCTCAAAATTATTAGAAGCTATAAAAATGTAACTTTTTTCTATtcataaaagaaaatgattaatcaATCACCTGATATAATTTGCGAAATAGTGTTGATAATCATGCTTATACCAAGAAAGTATGCTAATTTACTAGCAGCATGTATCATAACCTCACTCTTGGTAAATATCGATGCAAATTTGTCTTTGCTTAAGAAAATCACAGTCATGAAAATGATTCCAAGAAGAAGAGACTCAAACATAGTCACCAAGAAAGAATATTTGGCTGCTCTTGGATGCGACATGCCAAGTGTATTAGACACACGAACACTTGCA is part of the Vicia villosa cultivar HV-30 ecotype Madison, WI linkage group LG2, Vvil1.0, whole genome shotgun sequence genome and encodes:
- the LOC131653089 gene encoding rRNA 2'-O-methyltransferase fibrillarin 2-like, with the translated sequence MVVPRGRGGSGGGFRGGRGGDRGGRGGGGRGFNGGRGSDFKPRGGGRGRGRGRGGRDGGRGGGMKGGSKVVVEPHRHDGIFIAKGKEDALVTRNLVPGEAVYNEKRVSVQNEDGTKVEYRIWNPFRSKLAAAVLGGVDNIWIKPGAKVLYLGAASGTTVSHVSDIVGPTGVVYAVEFSHRSGRDLVNMAKKRTNVIPIIEDARHPAKYRMLVGMVDVIFSDVAQPDQARILGLNASYYLKAGGHFVISIKANCIDSTVPAEAVFSSEVNKLKADQFKPSEQVTLEPFERDHACVVGGYRMPKKKKDAE